Genomic window (Drosophila ananassae strain 14024-0371.13 chromosome 3L, ASM1763931v2, whole genome shotgun sequence):
GGACTACATCCCCGGGGACGAAGCCTTGAGGATTAGCGCCAACAGCAAGGTGGGAGTGGATGCCGAGTCCAATGCCTGCACCGATGGCACCGCCGAATGCATGGAGAACTCCGTGTGCGTTCCCCAGGAGGACACCTTCAGATGCGACTGCCATCACGGATTCGCCGCTCAGCTGGATGATCGCGGCCTGGAGATCTGTGTGGACATTGACGAGTGTGCCCTGGGCACCCATGTCTGTGACGAGAACGCGGCCTGCGAGAACACCGAGGGAGGATTCAACTGTTACTGCGCTGAGGGATTCAATGGCAATGGCTACAGATGCGAGAGCAACAATTCCGCGGACAACATCGAATTTCCTACACCTCCAGTTCAGGATGAGAaccccaatcccaatcccaaccCTAATCCCGAACCTTATCCTTATCCCGAGCAGCCTCAAGAGGAACAAGAACCAGAACAGCCCCAGCCAGAACCCTATCCATATCCTGGTGAGGATGAGCAGGTGTCCCATCGTCCTGATGAGTGTTATGTAAGTATCTTACTTGACTATTTGATTTCCTCTATTAATTGTGTCTTCTTTAGCGTTGTTCCAAGGATGCCAACTGCTATGGAGGACGTTGCTTCTGCCACGATGGCTTCTCCGGCGATGGCTACAACTGTGAGAACATCTGCGGACAAGAGCAGGTGTGGGAGAACGGACGCTGCGAGCCGCTGTACCTGGACAGGCACGACCTGGAACCTAGCTGCGATATGTTTGGAGACTGCCGCTGCCCGGACGGATATGAGCTctccgaggacaaccagcggTGTGTCTACGCCCAGGACTTTGACATCGAGAAGAATGGGGAGCTGAGTAAGTTGACTAACGAGTCTAAAATTTAAGACTTTACTTTATTAAATCCTATCGTGTTTGCGATTCCTACAGTTCCCTGCGATGTGGATGCCAATTGCCATATCAATGCCACATGCAACTGGTATGAACACGAGTTGCGTCACATTTGCACCTGTTCTCCCGGCTTCAGTGGCGATGGCTACACCTGCGAGCCCATCGACGACTCCTGCGCCATCGTAAGTGGTGATTAGATCCCTTACCGCATCCCTatcaaacaattttttatttccataCAGAGACCCGAAATCTGTGATTCGCATGCCACATGCGAGTACAACGAGCAGCTGGGCAAGTCCGAGTGCCAGTGTAATCGTGGATACGAGGGTGATGGCTTCCGCTGCCAACTGGCTGCCGAGTGCGAGGCCAATGAGCACTGCGGGGAGAATGCCTTCTGCGATGCCGGAGTGTGCCGGTGCCAGCCGGAGTTCGAGCGGGATGTGAGCGATCGATGTGTTCCGGCCGGACGTTGTGGCAGTGTCTTCTGCGGATCAAACGCCATCTGCAAGTGGGACGCCGAGCAGGGTGTCCAGTACTGCGACTGCCTGGAGGGCTATCAGGGCGATGCCCTGGTGGGATGCGTCAGCAAACCCATACCTTGCAACCTGCGAAACACCTGTGGCATCCACGCCACTTGCCAGCCCACGGAGTAAGTCTCCCACTCCACAAACCGCAAACTATTCTTCATTATCCTTTCATTTATTTCAGAGATCCTGCCCACTACGAGTGCCAATGCGTTGCTGGTTACAGGGGCGACGGCTACGTGTGCATCGAGGAGCAGAACTGCCTGAACAACCCCACGCTCTGCGATCTGAATGCCCAGTGCCGGTCCACCAATACCGGTCTGGTCTGCGTCTGCAATCAAGGTGAGTCCCGCTCAGTTATCCTTGCCCTGGAACGGAGCTACGGGCGGACGCGCTGACTTCTCCCGCCTGTCGTGCTCGCAGGGGGCGCACGAGTTGAAGAAACAGAATCCGAATATTGCCAGGCCCAGGACTACATTGAAGTAGCCGTTGTTCTTGTCCCAGGTCATCGGATGAAGGAAGAACTCGCGCATCGACTGCCAGCTGTTGGGGTTCTTGAAGGGGTCCTTGGCAGCCTTGGCGTTCGGTGGATGAACGCCCCTGTTGGCAGGGGCATgcaatttcactttcaatATTCTGCCCGCCGGGGGCCAGGCTTTTATCAACATTTTCTGGGCGACACGCATGCCTGATGCCGAAACGCGTCAGAAGAGGGAACCTACCTCGGGTATAACTACAAAACTGAAAATTTAGAAGAGGGGATAGAGCGAAAGTGTGACccacagaacaaaaaaaaacttaggATAGACTGATAGAACAGGGAATGCTGGGATTGTCTATGagatttgtttttaaaacttttctcTATTTTTCACCAGGATTCTATGGCAATGGTTCGGTGTGCCTGGAGCGCCAACAACACGAGTCGGACTTCCTGCTGGTCAGCCAGGGAGTGGTCATCGTAAGAGTTCCCCTGAACGGACGCCAGGTTCTGCCCATTGCCGTGGCCTCCATGGCCATTGGTTTGGACAAGGACTGTGTTGAGGGTCGTGTCTACTGGGGCGAGATTActaccaaaaagattgtgagCGCCAAGTACAATGGCTCTGATGTTCGTCCTTTCATCGCCACAGGTGAGCTTAAGatggagagtccttgacaatATTCCTGCTAACGTAAAAAACTTGTCTTTTAGATATTGAGTCTCCTGAGGGCATTGCCATTGATGTGGTCTCGCGTCGCCTGTACTGGACAGACTCTGTGAAGGACACCATCGAGGTGGCCAGCCTGGACGATCCCTCCTTGAGGGCTGTGATCATAAACAAGGCATTGGTGAACCCACGAGGCATTGCCGTGGATCCCTACAGGGAGTAAGTTCCTTTGCTCAAGTCCTGTAATTTCTTACTAAGTTTACACTTTTGTTAGGAAACTCTTCTGGTCGGATTGGGATCGATCGGCACCCAAGATCGAAATGTCCAACCTGGATGGCACTGGAAGGGAACTGTTGCTGGGCCACGATTCCGTGACTCTGCCCAACTCGCTGGTGGTTCTGGAGAACACCGGAGAGCTGTGCTACGCAGATGCTGGAACCAAGAAGGTGGAGTGCATCCAGCCCCAGAATGGACAGACCCGCACCATCTCCAATGAGCTGTCGTATCCCTTCGGCCTGACCTTCACACACGATCAGTTCTACTGGACGGACTGGTCCACGTAAGTGTCTTTTCGAACTGGTATTCTATACAGATGTCTAACCCTGAACTTGCAGCAAGAAACTGGAGAGCGTGGACAGCCTGGGCACTCGGCAGAAGGCCATCCAGACACCGTCCTTCGGCAGCCACAAGATGTACGGCATGACGGCCGTGGAGCAGAACTGTCCGCAGTACCAGAGTCCCTGCCAGATCAACAACGGAGGCTGCACGGATGCCAGGCTGTGCCTGGTGAACCGCCTGGCTCCCTCCGGCAAGAGCTGCAAGTGCACCAGTGCCTCCACCACGTGCAGCCTGCCCACGGCCTATCCCGGCTACTAAGTCTACGTTTAATGCAAAAACTGAAATTATTTTTCGATACGTATACAATTGCACAAGAAAGTTAAGAATTCTTCAAGCTAACCACAAGCAGATGATGATGGGGCGCGAGCACAGTAAACTTAACttaactaatttaaaaaataactaacTAGGAATGCCTGTGTGCCATTTTATGTAAAGCAACCCAGAGAGgaataattaataaagaaaaacagGCCCTTTTGTGGGTCAATTACATTACAAATTATTGTCTTTTTTCTTACCTTACCATTATCTCCATATGTTAAGCTTTAAATAAAATCTCAGATCCATTTATTTCCAACTATAGTTTGAGTTTATTGTGAGTTCTGTTCGGCCTGCCTTAAAGAGCATGACGCCGATAAATATTACAGCAAGTTTATACCCTAGACCACACTAATTGTATCTCTAATGCTCCGTATCTGCCCTCTCCGATGCGATTCAGTTACctaatttttggttttttctttttgtacaTTGAGACATCGATTCGATCTATGCGGTAGATGCAGATATACAGACACATAGATATATACGGAGATCTATATATAAATAGGTTTTCTTTATGGGGGTGCTAGGCATAAGCTTAACTAGTTTTTTATTCTCTCGAGACACTGGAATGCATTTCATCGTCATCGTTGACTaaaattttcttataaaacTGCTTAAGGTGCTTTAACTAATTTAATTGTTTCTtgttagttagttagttagttgTCTTTGGTAAGTGTGGATGTGATGTAAGTGGTATGTATTTGTAGTGTAGGTACATTTTTTGCATAAACTACTTCCTAAAGAGGATATAACTTGGCCGTCGAATTGAGTTTTTAGGGACGTGGGTTGCGTTGCACTATGCTACAGGGCATCGGatttggtttcggtttcggtttcgttAAGCTGCAACCGATCCTGTTCATATAGCTCATTATATTTTGGTTCAGTTGCCGTCCATCCGTACTGGGTCCAAACTAGCCTTAACTGGTTAAGTCACTAAACTACGGCTCTATTTCTAAATTCTGTTGTTCATtcaattttaagttttaagtttTCGTTAGATCCTAATAGTTTTTATGTtcgttttttgtgttttttttttttgaatgcgTGGTTGGTACTTAATTGATAGAGTTTATATACAAAttctttgatttatttcttaagtttgtttcctttttgttttgtaaagCATTAGAGTATACCAAAGCCCGTTCCAATTTTTGTTATGAAAACCGTTTCTTCGTCatcttttcgttttttgtttgtaaaacaTTTCTAATAGGTGTGAGTGTATAGTACAAGACATTGATAGCACCTTCATATATGATCTATATGGGGTTTACGTGGGTCAGATGGGGGATTCTAAAAACCAGACTGAAGCCCACTAAGACAGTGAAGTCATACCTAAGGTATTTACAtggcttttcttttcttagttattttttttttattatttttttttatagcatTAAAGCCCGATAGACTAAGCatcagatatatatatatacagttATACAGAGTTTGCTAAATCATCGTCACTATCATCGTCAATAGTTTAACTACAGTTGTTGTTCCCAAAACACAATTTGCCGCGGGCTCTTCCAGTAGCAGGGCCGACATAATCATTGCTTATGATTAGTttagtatatattttatatatttgaatTTATATATCCCTCTAGGGATAAAACGATAAGCGAGCACTAACTTAATTTGGTTACCGTTTTGGGGGTAGGAGGGGTTCCCAGGGAGACACACACCACAGACAGTTTACTTTTTAGTTTATACGGGGGGGTGGGCTGATTTTCTTGGATTAATAATACTTTTGCTCCGATCAGAACTTATCTCTACgcgtgtgtctgtgtgtgccGGCCGAATTCTATATCCATTTGTTTTTCGACATGGAGGACCGGAGGCGGCGC
Coding sequences:
- the LOC6495638 gene encoding nidogen, which codes for MPSFGSKFLAFLLLSSVILVSGQFEHYLDSLRSNELYEFIDDGSSGSIQYLPKGDSEKILLQLEQPIHFYGEQYEQIYINTNGILTFNAEFTDYLNQPFPLEYPSIAAFYSNVDTSNSDDFTSISLFETKEQSTLEKASSLVRYAFSSQPEFEARQVIVATWRNVGYFDSKTDRLNTFQVAILIGEQQTFVQFIYPEGGLNWLQGESAARGLPDIRAQAGFVAEDGRYYNLNGSGSENARFLSESTNLGVPGVWLFEVAPIEPGQNVQTPDNAETRTESPALAQSCQSTAHQCHEKAQCHDKSEGYCCVCEPGFYGNGKSCLANGLPIRVIGTLTGELNHRPVDEQAQLQSYVVTTDARSFTTINPLEPELGAQLRLVLPLLTTVPWLFAKSVGGAVNGYQLTGGVYSHVSRLQFDSGESLLVNQTFEGLNYWDQLSVKIELYGDVPAVPADAPLQLSDYVEEYRFVRPGEVRSVKSHQLTLTEEQRAIGLQVDQRILYTSCLRDDESDPTETVAFQKISNVVLDYIPGDEALRISANSKVGVDAESNACTDGTAECMENSVCVPQEDTFRCDCHHGFAAQLDDRGLEICVDIDECALGTHVCDENAACENTEGGFNCYCAEGFNGNGYRCESNNSADNIEFPTPPVQDENPNPNPNPNPEPYPYPEQPQEEQEPEQPQPEPYPYPGEDEQVSHRPDECYRCSKDANCYGGRCFCHDGFSGDGYNCENICGQEQVWENGRCEPLYLDRHDLEPSCDMFGDCRCPDGYELSEDNQRCVYAQDFDIEKNGELIPCDVDANCHINATCNWYEHELRHICTCSPGFSGDGYTCEPIDDSCAIRPEICDSHATCEYNEQLGKSECQCNRGYEGDGFRCQLAAECEANEHCGENAFCDAGVCRCQPEFERDVSDRCVPAGRCGSVFCGSNAICKWDAEQGVQYCDCLEGYQGDALVGCVSKPIPCNLRNTCGIHATCQPTEDPAHYECQCVAGYRGDGYVCIEEQNCLNNPTLCDLNAQCRSTNTGLVCVCNQGFYGNGSVCLERQQHESDFLLVSQGVVIVRVPLNGRQVLPIAVASMAIGLDKDCVEGRVYWGEITTKKIVSAKYNGSDVRPFIATDIESPEGIAIDVVSRRLYWTDSVKDTIEVASLDDPSLRAVIINKALVNPRGIAVDPYREKLFWSDWDRSAPKIEMSNLDGTGRELLLGHDSVTLPNSLVVLENTGELCYADAGTKKVECIQPQNGQTRTISNELSYPFGLTFTHDQFYWTDWSTKKLESVDSLGTRQKAIQTPSFGSHKMYGMTAVEQNCPQYQSPCQINNGGCTDARLCLVNRLAPSGKSCKCTSASTTCSLPTAYPGY
- the LOC26513742 gene encoding uncharacterized protein LOC26513742: MRVAQKMLIKAWPPAGRILKVKLHAPANRGVHPPNAKAAKDPFKNPNSWQSMREFFLHPMTWDKNNGYFNVVLGLAIFGFCFFNSCAPCEHDRREKSARPPVAPFQGKDN